One part of the Epinephelus fuscoguttatus linkage group LG12, E.fuscoguttatus.final_Chr_v1 genome encodes these proteins:
- the acaca gene encoding acetyl-CoA carboxylase 1 isoform X8, whose product MAQQDGAAKKSPSVTALHSHFIVGSVSEENSEDEIQGKLDLQLEEKDARSLSPSSDSSSSTFEMGFDHIEGPMHNLRPSMSGLHLVKQGRDRRRIDLQRDFTVASPAEFVTRFGGNKVIEKVLIANNGIAAVKCMRSIRRWAYEMFRNERAIRFVVMVTPEDLKANAEYIKMADHYVPVPGGTNNNNYANVELILDIAKRIPVQAVWAGWGHASENPKLPELLHKNGIAFMGPPSQAMWALGDKIASSIVAQTAGIPTLPWSGAGLTVEWSENNQKKKIINVPTDLYELGCIQDVEDGLKASEKIGYPVMVKASEGGGGKGIRKVNCADDFPNLFRQVQAEVPGSPIFVMQLAKHARHLEVQILADQYGNAISLFGRDCSVQRRHQKIIEEAPATIATSDVFEDMERCAVKLAKMVGYVSAGTVEYLYSQDGSFYFLELNPRLQVEHPCTEMVADVNLPAAQLQIAMGIPLQRIKDIRMLYGVQPWGDSPIDFEGLSTAPSPRGHVIAARITSENPDEGFKPSSGTVQELNFRSNKNVWGYFSVAAAGGLHEFADSQFGHCFSWGENREEAISNMVVALKELSIRGDFRTTVEYLIKLLETESFQHNSIDTGWLDRLISEKMQAERPDTMLGIVSGALHVADVNLRNSVSNFLHSLERGQVLPAHTLLNTVDVELIYEGTKYVLTVTRQSPNSYVVIMNNSSAEVDVHRLSDGGLLLSYDGSSYTTYMKEEVDRYRITIGNKTCVFEKENDPSLLRSPSAGKLIQYTVEDGGHVFSGQCYAEIEVMKMVMTLTAAESGCIHYVKRAGAALEPGCVIAKLQLDDPSRVQQAELHTGALPTIQAVALRGEKLHRVFHNTLDHLVHIMNGFCLPEPFFSAKLKEWVERLMKTMRDPSLPLLELQDIMTSVSGRIPPAVEKCIKKEMAQYASNITSVLCQFPSQQIANILDSHAATLNKKSEREVFFMNTQSIVQLVQKYRSGIRGHMKAVVMDLLRQYLKVEIQFQNGHYDKCVFALREENKGDMANVLNYIFSHAQVTKKNLLVTMLIDQLCGRDPTLTDELMAILTELTQLSKTTNAKVALRARQVLIASHLPSYELRHNQVESIFLSAIDMYGHQFCIENLQKLILSETSIFDVLPNFFYHSNQVVRMAALEVYVRRAYIAYELNSVQHRQLRDNTCIVEFQFMLPTSHPNRGNIPTLNRMSFSSNLNHYGMVHVASVSDVLLDTSFTPPCQRMGAMVAFRSFQEFTRNIADVLSCFSDSPPPSPTFPEGGNPVLYGEEDNKSVQDEPIHILNVAIKTDSDIDDEGLAGIFREFTQSKKSLLFEHGIRRLTFLVAQKREFPKFFTFRARDKFEEDRIYRHLEPALAFQLELNRMRNFALTAIPCANHKMHLYLGAARVEVGTEVTDYRFFVRAIIRHSDLVTKEASFEYLHNEAERLLLEAMDELEVAFNNTTVRTDCNHIFLNFVPTVIMDPSKIEESVRSMVMRYGSRLWKLRVLQAELKINIRLTPTGKQIPIRLFLTNESGYYLDISLYKEVTDSRTGQVGPKDRQIMFQAYGDKQGPLHGMLINTPYVTKDLLQSKRFQAQSLGTTYVYDFPEMFRQALKKLWHSYQAYAHLPKCPLPSELLTFTELVLDAQGQLVQMNRLPGGNEIGMVAWRMTLRTPEYPAGREIIVISNDITHKIGSFGPQEDVLFLRASEMARESGIPRIYIAANSGARIGLAEEIRHMFHVAWQDPADPYKGFKYLYLTPQDYKKVSALNSVHCEHVEDEGESRYKITDIIGKDEGLGVENLKGSGMIAGESSLAYEEIITMNLVTCRAIGIGAYLVRLGQRTIQVDNSHIILTGAGALNKVLGREVYTSNNQLGGIQIMHNNGVTHCTVCDDFEGVFALLQWLSYMPKCNSSPVPILNAKDPIDRLVEFVPTKTPYDPRWMLAGRPSQTPKGSWQSGFFDQGSFMEIMQPWAQSVVVGRARLGGIPTGVVAVETRSVELSIPADPANLDSEAKIIQQAGQVWFPDSAFKTAQAIKDLNREGLPLIVFSNWRGFSGGMKDMYDQVLKFGAYIVDGLREYKQPVLVYIPPQAELRGGSWVVIDPTINPRHMEMYADKDSRGGVLEPEGTVEIKFRRKDLVKTMRRVDPVYMSLAERLGTPELSPPDRKELETKLKEREEFLLPIYHQVAVQFADLHDTPGRMQEKGVITDILEWQTSRQFFYWRLRRLLLEDTVKSKIQAANSELTDGQIQAMLRRWFVEAEGAVKAYLWDNNEEVVAWLERQLAEEEGARSVIDENIKYIRRDHILKQIRSLVQANPEVAMDSIVHMTQHISPTQRAEVVRILSTMETSASS is encoded by the exons ATGGCACAGCAGGATGGTGCTGCTAAGAAGAGCCCCTCCGTCACGGCGTTGCACTCTCACTTCATTGTGGGATCAGTGTCAGAGGAGAACTCGGAGGATGAAATCCAAGGGAAGCTTGACCTGCAGCTTGAGGAAAAGGACGCTCGCTCCTTGTCACCATCCTCTGATAGCTCCAGCAGCACCTTTGAAATGGGATTTGACCACATTGAAGGCCCCATGCACAATCTGAG gCCTAGCATGTCAGGGCTGCACCTGGTGAAGCAAGGTAGAGATCGCCGGCGTATTGACCTCCAGAGGGACTTCACCGTGGCCTCCCCTGCTGAATTTGTCACCCGCTTTGGTGGCAACAAGGTTATCGAGAAG GTGCTTATCGCCAACAATGGCATTGCAGCAGTCAAATGCATGCGTTCCATCCGCCGCTGGGCCTATGAGATGTTTCGCAATGAAAGGGCGATCCGTTTTGTTGTCATGGTGACCCCAGAGGACCTGAAGGCCAATGCAG AGTACATCAAAATGGCAGATCATTATGTGCCTGTGCCAGGAGGGACCAATAACAACAACTATGCCAATGTCGAGCTCATTCTGGACATTGCTAAACGCATACCCGTTCAG GCAGTGTGGGCTGGATGGGGTCATGCCTCAGAGAACCCCAAACTCCCAGAGCTGCTTCACAAGAATGGCATTGCTTTCATGG GTCCCCCAAGTCAGGCTATGTGGGCTCTAGGAGACAAGATTGCCTCGTCTATCGTTGCTCAGACAGCTGGCATTCCAACCCTGCCCTGGAGCGGCGCAG GCCTGACAGTAGAATGGTCAGAGAACAaccaaaagaagaaaataatcaatGTTCCTACTGACTTATATGAGCTTGGCTGCATCCAGGATGTGGAGGACGGCCTGAAG GCTTCAGAGAAAATCGGCTACCCCGTCATGGTGAAAGCTTCGGAGGGAGGCGGAGGCAAAGGCATCCGTAAAGTCAACTGTGCTGATGATTTCCCTAACCTCTTCAGACAG GTCCAGGCGGAAGTCCCAGGATCCCCTATTTTTGTCATGCAGCTAGCCAAGCATGCCCGCCACCTAGAGGTCCAGATCTTGGCTGATCAGTACGGCAATGCCATTTCCCTGTTTGGTAGAGATTGCTCCGTGCAGCGACGCCATCAGAAAATTATAGAGGAGGCTCCTGCTACCATCGCCACTTCTGACGTGTTTGAGGACATGGAAAGG TGTGCAGTGAAGCTGGCAAAGATGGTGGGATATGTCAGTGCGGGGACAGTGGAATATCTCTACAGCCAGGATGGCAGCTTCTACTTCTTGGAACTCAACCCTCGTCTGCAAGTGGAACACCCCTGTACTGAGATGGTGGCTGATGTCAACTTGCCCGCTGCCCAACTGCAG ATTGCTATGGGTATTCCTCTTCAAAGAATCAAAGACATCAGGATGCTTTACGGGGTCCAGCCCTGGGGAGACTCTCCCATTGACTTTGAGGGTCTGTCAACAGCCCCCTCCCCACGGGGCCATGTCATTGCAGCACGTATCACCAGTGAAAACCCCGATGAG GGTTTCAAGCCGAGCTCCGGAACAGTGCAAGAGCTGAACTTCAGAAGCAATAAGAACGTGTGGGGCTACTTCagtgttgcagcagctggagggcTGCATGAGTTTGCGGACTCACAGTTTGGACACTGTTTCTCTTGGGGAGAGAATCGAGAAGAAGCCATCTC TAACATGGTGGTGGCTCTGAAGGAGCTGTCTATCAGAGGAGACTTCAGGACGACAGTTGAATACCTCATTAAGCTGCTGGAGACTGAAAGCTTTCAGCACAACAGCATTGACACTGGCTGGCTGGACAGGCTTATCTCAGAGAAGATGCAG GCGGAACGTCCCGATACCATGCTGGGAATTGTGAGCGGGGCGCTACATGTGGCAGATGTCAATCTGAGGAACAGTGTGTCCAACTTTCTGCATTCTCTGGAAAG GGGCCAGGTGCTGCCAGCACACACACTACTCAACACTGTGGACGTGGAGCTGATCTATGAAGGCACTAAGTACGTCCTGACAGTGACCCGCCAGTCTCCCAACTCCTATGTCGTCATCATGAACAACTCCTCTGCTGAGGTGGATGTCCATCGCCTCAGTGATGGAGGTCTTTTGCTGTCATATGATGGAAGCAGCTACACTACCTACATGAAGGAAGAGGTGGACAG GTATCGCATCACAATTGGGAACAAGACTTGTGTTTTTGAAAAGGAGAACGATCCTTCACTGCTGCGATCTCCCTCAGCAGGAAAGCTTATCCAGTACACAGTCGAGGATGGCGGGCATGTGTTTTCTGGCCAGTGCTATGCTGAAATAGAG GTGATGAAGATGGtaatgaccctcacagctgcagAGTCTGGTTGTATTCACTATGTGAAGAGAGCTGGAGCAGCACTGGAGCCTGGCTGTGTCATCGCCAAGCTGCAGCTAGATGACCCAAGCAGAGTGCAACAG GCAGAGCTGCACACAGGGGCCCTGCCTACTATCCAGGCAGTAGCTCTGAGGGGGGAGAAGCTACACAGAGTCTTCCACAACACACTGGATCATCTTGTTCATATCATGAACGGCTTCTGTCTTCCTGAGCCTTTCTTCAGTGCTAAG TTGAAGGAGTGGGTGGAAAGGTTGATGAAAACCATGCGCGACCCCTCTTTGCCTCTGCTGGAGCTCCAAGACATCATGACCAGTGTGTCGGGTCGCATCCCTCCCGCTGTGGAGAAGTGCATCAAGAAGGAGATGGCTCAATATGCTAGCAACATCACGTCTGTGCTCTGCCAGTTTCCCAGCCAGCAG ATTGCAAACATCCTTGACAGCCATGCTGCTACTCTTAACAAGAAGTCAGAGAGAGAAGTCTTCTTCATGAACACACAAAGCATCGTTCAGTTGGTGCAGAA GTATCGCAGTGGGATCCGAGGTCACATGAAGGCGGTGGTGATGGACTTGCTCAGACAATACCTGAAAGTGGAGATCCAGTTTCAGAATG GACACtatgacaagtgtgtgtttgcactgcgTGAGGAAAACAAAGGCGACATGGCCAATGTGCTCAACTACATCTTCTCCCATGCTCAAGTCACCAAGAAGAACCTGCTGGTTACGATGCTGATT GACCAGCTGTGTGGCCGTGATCCCACACTGACAGATGAGCTGATGGCCATCTTGACTGAACTCACCCAGCTCAGCAAGACGACCAACGCCAAGGTGGCACTGCGAGCCCGACAG GTGTTGATAGCTTCCCACCTGCCCTCTTATGAGCTACGGCACAACCAGGTGGAGtccatcttcctctctgccATTGATATGTATGGACACCAATTCTGCATCGAGAACCTGCAG AAACTGATCCTGTCAGAAACATCCATCTTTGATGTTCTGCCCAACTTCTTCTACCACAGTAATCAGGTTGTCAGGATGGCTGCCCTTGAG GTGTACGTTCGCAGAGCATACATTGCTTACGAGCTTAACAGCGTTCAACATCGACAACTGCGGGACAACACATGTATTGTAGAGTTCCAGTTCATGCTTCCCACATCACACCCCAACAG AGGGAACATCCCCACTCTAAACAG GATGTCATTCTCATCCAACCTAAACCACTATGGCATGGTGCACGTGGCCAGTGTCAGCGACGTCCTGCTTGACACATCCTTTACACCACCTTGTCAGCGCATGGGAGCCATGGTCGCTTTCCGCTCCTTCCAGGAGTTCACCAG GAACATAGCCGACGTGTTAAGCTGCTTCTCTGACTCTCCTCCCCCAAGTCCAACCTTCCCAGAGGGAGGTAATCCTGTCCTGTATGGCGAAGAGGACAACAAG AGTGTCCAGGATGAGCCTATCCATATCCTGAATGTGGCTATAAAGACGGACAGCGACATTGATGACGAAGGCCTGGCAGGCATATTCCGAGAGTTCACTCAGTCAAAG AAATCTCTGCTGTTTGAACACGGCATCCGTAGGCTGACTTTCCTCGTGGCCCAGAAG AGAGAGTTCCCCAAATTTTTCACATTCCGTGCCAGAGACAAG tttgaggaagacaggaTCTATCGTCACTTGGAGCCGGCACTGGCATTCCAGTTGGAGCTCAACCGCATGCGCAATTTTGCCCTGACTGCCATCCCATGTGCCAACCACAAGATGCACCTGTACCTGGGTGCAGCCCGTGTGGAGGTGGGCACAGAGGTTACGGACTACCGTTTCTTTGTGCGAGCCATCATCCGCCACTCAGACCTGGTCACAAAG GAGGCCTCCTTTGAATACCTTCACAACGAGGCCGAGCGTCTGCTGCTGGAGGCCATGGATGAGCTGGAGGTGGCTTTCAACAACACGACTGTACGAACCGACTGCAACCACATCTTCCTCAATTTTGTCCCCACAGTCATCATGGACCCATCGAAG ATTGAAGAATCTGTGCGCTCCATGGTGATGCGTTACGGCAGTCGTCTGTGGAAGCTGCGCGTCCTGCAGGCCGAACTGAAGATCAACATCCGCCTGACTCCAACAGGAAAGCAAATCCCCATCCGCCTTTTCCTCACCAATGAGTCAGGCTACTACCTGGACATCAGCCTGTACAAGGAGGTCACTGATTCCCGAACGGGACAGGTGGGGCCCAAAGATCGACAG ATCATGTTCCAAGCGTATGGAGACAAGCAGGGTCCGTTGCATGGCATGCTCATCAACACGCCCTACGTGACCAAGGACCTGCTGCAGTCTAAGCGCTTCCAGGCGCAGTCTCTGGGCACCACCTATGTCTACGACTTTCCAGAAATGTTCAGACAG GCTCTGAAAAAGCTGTGGCACTCTTACCAGGCCTATGCCCACCTACCTAAATGCCCTCTTCCTTCTGAGCTGCTCACTTTCACAGAGCTGGTTCTTGACGCCCAAGGTCAGCTAGTGCAGATGAACCGACTGCCAGGGGGCAatgag ATTGGTATGGTGGCATGGCGGATGACCCTGCGCACGCCAGAATATCCAGCGGGACGTGAGATCATCGTCATAAGTAACGACATCACGCACAAGATCGGCTCATTCGGGCCTCAGGAGGACGTGCTGTTCTTGCGGGCCTCCGAGATGGCACGAGAGAGCGGCATTCCTCGGATCTACATCGCAGCCAACAGTGGCGCCCGCATTGGGCTGGCAGAGGAAATCAGACACATGTTCCACGTGGCCTGGCAAGATCCAGCTGACCCCTATAAG GGTTTCAAGTATCTCTACCTCACACCTCAGGATTACAAGAAAGTTTCAGCCCTGAACTCTGTGCATTGCGAACATGTGGAAGATGAGGGAGAATCCAG GTACAAGATCACTGACATCATTGGAAAAGATGAAGGTCTGGGTGTGGAGAATCTGAAAGGGTCTGGGATGATTGCTGGAGAATCCTCTCTGGCTTATGAGGAGATCATCACCATGAACCTA GTCACGTGCAGAGCCATAGGGATTGGGGCCTATCTGGTGAGGCTCGGACAGAGAACCATTCAAGTGGACAACTCTCACATTATCCTAACTGGAGCTGGGGCACTCAACAAG GTGCTGGGCAGAGAAGTGTACACATCCAACAACCAACTTGGCGGCATTCAAATCATGCACAACAATGGTGTGACCCACTGCACTGTTTGTGATGACTTTGAGGGAGTCTTTGCACTCCTGCAGTGGCTGTCCTACATGCCCAAG TGTAACTCTAGTCCagtgccaatcctcaatgccaaGGATCCAATAGATCGGCTGGTAGAGTTTGTGCCCACAAAGACTCCCTATGATCCTCGCTGGATGCTCGCAGGACGTCCCAGCCAGA CACCAAAGGGTTCCTGGCAGAGTGGCTTTTTTGACCAGGGCTCCTTCATGGAGATCATGCAGCCATGGGCTCAGAGTGTGGTGGTAGGCAGAGCCAG ACTGGGTGGGATACCTACTGGGGTGGTCGCTGTAGAAACCAGGTCAGTGGAGCTGTCCATCCCAGCTGATCCAGCCAATTTGGACTCTGAGGCGAAG ATCATCCAGCAGGCAGGACAGGTGTGGTTCCCAGATTCTGCTTTCAAAACAGCCCAGGCTATTAAGGACCTGAACAGAGAGGGCCTACCTCTTATTGTGTTTTCTAACTGGAGGGGCTTTTCTGGAGGAATGAAAG ATATGTATGACCAGGTGTTGAAGTTTGGGGCCTACATCGTGGACGGGCTGAGGGAGTACAAGCAGCCGGTCCTGGTTTATATTCCCCCACAGGCTGAGCTGAGGGGAGGATCCTGGGTGGTTATAGATCCAACCATCAACCCTCGCCACATGGAGATGTACGCTGACAAGGACAGCCG AGGTGGAGTTCTGGAGCCTGAGGGAACAGTGGAGATCAAATTCAGGAGGAAGGACCTGGTGAAGACCATGAGAAGAGTGGATCCGGTCTACATGAGCTTGGCTGAAAGACTGG GAACCCCAGAACTGAGCCCCCCTGATCGCAAAGAGCTGGAGACCAAGCTCAAGGAGCGTGAGGAGTTCCTCTTGCCTATCTACCACCAGGTGGCTGTGCAGTTTGCAGACCTCCATGACACCCCTGGTCGCATGCAAGAGAAGGGCGTAATAACG GATATACTTGAATGGCAAACATCTCGTCAGTTCTTTTACTGGCGCCTGAGACGTCTGCTGCTGGAGGACACAGTGAAGAGTAAGATCCAAGCAGCCAACAGCGAACTGACAGACGGCCAAATCCAGGCAATGCTACGCCGCTGGTTTGTGGAGGCTGAGGGGGCTGTAAAG GCCTATCTGTGGGATAATAATGAAGAGGTCGTGGCATGGCTGGAGAGGCAGCTAGCTGAAGAAGAGGGCGCAAGGTCCGTCATCGACGAGAACATCAAGTACATCCGCCGAGATCACATCCTCAAGCAGATACGCAG CCTTGTTCAAGCCAATCCAGAGGTCGCCATGGATTCTATTGTTCACATGACCCAGCACATCTCACCCACACAGAGGGCCGAGGTGGTCCGTATCCTGTCCACAATGGAGACGTCAGCCTCCTCCTAG